A stretch of Chryseobacterium viscerum DNA encodes these proteins:
- a CDS encoding dimethylarginine dimethylaminohydrolase family protein produces the protein MRLNIKNETGRLKSVVLGQPNSLGAVPTLEESYDAKSYYSIEHNIYPKEEDIINEMNAFEAVLKKYDVEVLRPSIIKDYNQVFSRDVAFVIDDKMIISNVIADRADEQEAYKSVFEKVAWRKIINLPETAHIEGGDVIVWNDFIFIGTCFSEDYRNYKTARTNEYAIEILKEYFPKKRIIDLELKKNDKVPFEGILHLDCTFNPVGEDKCIIYKNGFVDESDYRLIIDIFGEENCFHINDEEMFEMFPNIFSISPDVVVSDKAFTRMNDHLRNEWGMTVEEIPYREISKMGGLLRCSTMPLVRE, from the coding sequence ATGAGACTAAATATTAAAAACGAAACGGGGAGGCTGAAGTCAGTAGTTTTAGGCCAGCCTAATTCACTGGGAGCAGTTCCTACACTAGAGGAAAGTTATGACGCAAAGTCATATTACTCAATCGAACACAACATTTATCCTAAAGAAGAGGATATTATCAATGAAATGAATGCTTTTGAAGCAGTTCTGAAAAAGTATGACGTTGAAGTACTGCGCCCAAGTATCATCAAAGATTACAACCAGGTTTTTTCCAGAGATGTAGCCTTTGTGATTGATGACAAGATGATTATATCTAATGTGATTGCAGACAGAGCAGACGAACAGGAAGCATACAAAAGCGTTTTTGAGAAAGTAGCATGGAGAAAGATTATCAACCTTCCGGAAACAGCACATATTGAAGGAGGAGATGTTATCGTATGGAATGATTTTATTTTTATCGGAACCTGCTTCAGCGAAGATTACAGAAACTATAAGACGGCAAGAACAAATGAGTATGCCATTGAAATCTTAAAAGAATATTTTCCAAAGAAAAGAATCATTGACCTGGAACTGAAGAAAAACGATAAAGTTCCGTTTGAAGGCATTTTGCATTTGGACTGTACATTTAATCCGGTAGGAGAAGACAAATGTATCATTTATAAAAACGGATTCGTAGATGAAAGCGACTACCGCTTAATCATCGATATTTTCGGAGAAGAAAACTGTTTTCATATCAATGATGAAGAAATGTTTGAAATGTTCCCTAATATCTTCTCTATTTCTCCTGATGTAGTAGTTTCAGATAAAGCATTCACCAGAATGAATGACCATTTGAGAAACGAGTGGGGAATGACCGTTGAAGAAATT
- a CDS encoding TonB-dependent receptor domain-containing protein produces MIIKLWLLLLLLFLSIFGKAQEIVKSNVSDSLTQAKSSTTNISEVILQSAPRRMKLNNGNLVVSVAGNKDFKTSIHLLDVLRKTPGVTVDQEDGIFIGGRIAPAVLIDGKPVVMSNQELQAYLRSLSPEMVESVEVNTNPSSKYDAEFKGIIDIKLKKNTSLGWKASYNGNVYINKFNYRENTFNTSYHTGKVTYSLQTGYNEGISAYSYQALQRLANTNIMRTHTYQEDFGKVYNIQMGADFRLNDTNRLGINLRGNFRNNDRARNGSLFTTDKSETQTVLNTVSENPTYYLQNNYGITTDYSFQSKGFKLSFLGNYLSVKNKQNDDFINKDQATANLLSYWKSDLINKINIYTAQIDVSQKMDNADLEAGVKYSNSDTQNNIRYDTLSAGNRFVFDPTRSNVFSYKEKILAGYLAYRQKMGNLQINAGLRFENTNSISNAITVDSVVARKYLKWLPSLSANYTFNKSSELSLSYSRKITRPVFSQLNPFRFYFSPLNYWIGNPYLLPSFTSQIKATYRYKNWITSFTVGKEKDVMTRYPLYNPETNVLEYLGTNLPYRNFAVLETSFPIRITKWWNLTSQITGYYNYEFRPYLDEVFALNIYNYEVRLNQVFSLPKGFTANIFAGYESKMGNSLYIIKPRYTIDVSVQKSWFDNKLNTKIGFNNLLDSYEQQLEFRHKQIMDNRLTHWWDSSRLVFSLSYNLGSSKYQVKETQKTEEENRTR; encoded by the coding sequence ATGATTATCAAATTGTGGCTCTTGTTACTCCTGTTGTTTCTCTCAATTTTTGGTAAGGCACAGGAAATTGTAAAAAGCAACGTTTCGGATTCTCTGACTCAAGCAAAATCTTCCACCACGAATATTTCAGAAGTCATTCTTCAATCAGCTCCACGAAGGATGAAACTGAATAATGGAAACCTGGTTGTCTCTGTTGCCGGAAACAAAGACTTTAAAACCTCTATCCATCTTCTTGATGTTTTAAGAAAAACACCTGGTGTCACAGTAGATCAGGAAGACGGAATTTTTATTGGCGGAAGAATTGCTCCGGCTGTTCTTATTGATGGAAAACCTGTTGTGATGAGTAATCAGGAGCTGCAGGCCTATTTACGGTCTTTATCACCTGAAATGGTAGAATCTGTGGAAGTAAATACCAATCCTTCTTCAAAATATGATGCAGAATTTAAAGGAATTATTGATATTAAATTAAAAAAGAATACCAGTCTCGGCTGGAAAGCCAGCTATAATGGTAATGTGTATATTAATAAATTCAACTACAGGGAAAATACATTCAATACATCTTATCATACGGGAAAAGTGACATACAGCCTTCAGACAGGCTATAATGAAGGTATTTCAGCCTATAGTTATCAGGCTTTGCAGCGGCTGGCAAATACCAATATTATGCGTACCCATACCTATCAGGAGGATTTCGGGAAGGTCTACAATATTCAGATGGGAGCTGATTTCAGGCTGAATGATACAAACAGACTAGGGATTAATCTGAGAGGTAACTTCAGGAACAATGACCGTGCCCGAAACGGATCACTTTTTACTACCGATAAAAGTGAAACCCAAACAGTATTGAATACAGTCAGTGAAAATCCCACCTATTATTTACAGAATAATTATGGAATCACCACCGATTATTCTTTTCAAAGTAAAGGATTTAAACTCAGTTTTTTAGGAAACTATCTTTCAGTTAAAAACAAACAGAATGATGATTTTATCAATAAAGATCAGGCTACAGCAAATCTTCTTTCTTATTGGAAATCTGACTTGATTAATAAAATAAATATCTATACTGCTCAGATAGATGTTTCTCAGAAAATGGATAATGCAGATCTTGAGGCGGGAGTGAAATACAGCAATTCAGACACCCAAAACAATATCAGGTATGATACATTGTCTGCCGGAAACCGGTTTGTCTTTGATCCTACGAGAAGTAATGTGTTTTCATATAAAGAAAAAATTTTGGCAGGCTATCTGGCATACAGGCAGAAAATGGGAAACTTACAGATCAATGCAGGCCTAAGATTTGAAAATACAAACAGTATTTCCAATGCAATTACTGTAGATTCTGTTGTTGCAAGAAAGTATCTGAAATGGCTGCCATCATTAAGTGCAAATTATACTTTTAACAAGTCCAGCGAACTTTCCCTTTCTTACAGTAGAAAAATAACAAGACCGGTTTTCTCACAGCTTAATCCGTTCCGGTTTTATTTCAGTCCGTTAAATTACTGGATTGGAAATCCTTATTTGCTTCCTTCCTTTACAAGCCAGATCAAAGCTACCTATCGCTATAAAAACTGGATCACAAGTTTTACAGTCGGAAAAGAAAAAGACGTTATGACACGTTATCCCTTATACAATCCTGAAACGAATGTATTAGAATATCTGGGAACGAATCTTCCTTACCGGAACTTTGCTGTTTTGGAAACCAGTTTTCCAATCAGAATTACAAAATGGTGGAATCTCACCAGTCAGATCACAGGATATTATAATTATGAATTCAGACCCTATCTGGATGAGGTTTTTGCATTGAATATCTATAATTATGAAGTGAGATTGAATCAGGTATTTTCACTTCCAAAAGGATTTACCGCGAATATATTTGCCGGTTATGAATCAAAAATGGGAAACAGTCTTTACATTATCAAGCCAAGGTATACCATAGATGTATCAGTTCAAAAGTCATGGTTTGATAATAAACTGAACACTAAAATAGGCTTTAATAATCTGCTGGATTCCTACGAACAACAATTGGAATTCCGGCACAAACAGATTATGGATAATCGCTTGACCCATTGGTGGGATAGCAGCAGACTTGTATTTTCGCTCAGTTATAATCTAGGAAGTTCAAAATATCAGGTAAAGGAAACCCAGAAAACAGAAGAAGAGAACAGAACGAGATAA
- a CDS encoding helix-turn-helix domain-containing protein: protein MTFGQQMLFFFSAVGAFNGLLLGIYLLFVKKLKYLPDFFLGLLLLMLSSRVGISVCIYFYPDLPRIVPHLGLSALFFTGPALYYYVKSSFKQDQFDWKNCQKWFGMLTLILGVVGLLYLIFPITWDHYFGTFIYTVWSAFVFLAVYQYYIFVKQNHKSPNKFVLPVLVSNVIIFLTYQLISTGWVQIYCAGGSLVFSFVLYANFLILFNKKYQQLPVKETEKYSNKKIPGEQVDSFVSKLERLMDTEELYKNPNLKLSDLASRMNMSAHQLSQLLNDNLGKSFATCINEYRINEACEKIENGSYLKIEEIGYEVGFNSKSTFFSTFKKIKNTTPLLYKQSQSLTEPRFQSSNL, encoded by the coding sequence ATGACTTTCGGACAACAGATGTTATTTTTCTTCAGTGCAGTAGGAGCATTCAATGGACTTCTGCTGGGCATTTATCTGCTGTTTGTTAAAAAACTGAAATACCTCCCCGATTTTTTTCTAGGGCTTCTTCTCTTAATGCTAAGCTCAAGGGTAGGAATTTCTGTATGTATTTATTTTTATCCTGATCTGCCCAGAATTGTTCCGCATTTAGGACTATCTGCACTATTTTTCACCGGACCAGCTTTATATTATTACGTGAAATCTTCCTTTAAACAAGATCAGTTTGACTGGAAGAACTGTCAGAAATGGTTTGGAATGTTAACCCTTATTTTAGGAGTAGTAGGGTTATTATATCTGATCTTCCCCATTACATGGGATCACTATTTTGGTACTTTTATTTATACCGTTTGGTCCGCATTTGTGTTTCTTGCGGTCTATCAGTATTATATTTTCGTTAAACAGAATCATAAAAGTCCAAACAAATTTGTTCTTCCGGTTCTGGTGAGTAATGTGATTATCTTTTTAACGTATCAATTGATTTCTACAGGTTGGGTACAAATCTATTGTGCAGGTGGAAGTCTTGTGTTCTCGTTTGTGCTATATGCCAACTTTTTGATTTTATTTAATAAAAAATATCAGCAGCTTCCGGTAAAAGAAACAGAAAAATATTCCAATAAAAAGATTCCCGGAGAACAGGTGGATAGTTTTGTATCAAAATTAGAAAGGTTAATGGATACGGAAGAACTCTATAAAAATCCAAATTTAAAATTGAGCGATCTTGCTTCAAGAATGAATATGTCAGCCCATCAGCTTTCCCAATTGCTGAATGATAATTTGGGGAAAAGTTTTGCGACCTGCATCAATGAATACAGGATCAATGAAGCCTGCGAAAAAATAGAAAATGGTTCCTATCTGAAAATTGAAGAGATCGGGTATGAAGTCGGATTTAATTCCAAGTCAACTTTCTTTTCAACCTTCAAGAAAATTAAAAATACAACCCCTCTTTTATATAAGCAGTCTCAAAGCCTTACTGAGCCAAGGTTTCAGAGTTCAAATTTATAA
- a CDS encoding winged helix-turn-helix transcriptional regulator — MRKETSTNAANEQFLFGICELNSAVSIISGRWKSQIIYSISEGNNRFHLLKKELPNISEQVLGRQLKELETHKIIIKKEIPDTTPAGIEYVLTNKGQDVIPILKNLCEWGKEYADGKEILICNIS; from the coding sequence ATGAGAAAAGAAACTTCAACCAATGCGGCAAACGAACAGTTTTTGTTTGGTATTTGTGAACTGAATTCCGCAGTAAGTATCATCAGTGGACGTTGGAAGTCACAAATTATTTATTCGATATCGGAGGGAAATAACAGGTTTCACCTTTTAAAGAAAGAATTGCCTAATATTTCTGAACAGGTTCTGGGGAGACAGCTAAAGGAATTGGAAACCCATAAAATTATTATTAAAAAAGAAATTCCCGATACTACTCCTGCCGGAATTGAGTATGTACTCACAAACAAAGGACAAGACGTTATCCCGATTTTGAAAAACTTATGTGAATGGGGTAAAGAATATGCAGATGGAAAAGAGATATTAATCTGCAATATTTCTTAG
- a CDS encoding alpha/beta hydrolase, producing MSTKNILLIIGLVISLQLLKAQEKWILKSEFMSKPDTIFVFKPKTYNEKEKYPLVYLLHGYSQNYRQWSQTTNLQQLSDQYKMIIVCPDGFTTWYINSPYDKGARAEDFFFKELVPKVHKNFNIDKKNIFISGLSMGGYGAIRYFLLHQDYFNTAGSTSGAFSLDPNIIRNASLQFFNTTRITDDLNKILGSPEEWSQYNISILLKTYNKGNPILIDCGSEDILYPSTIEIRDIADSLKIPITFISQPGNHNTEYWKNSIEYHFIYFRQHFK from the coding sequence ATGAGTACAAAAAACATCCTGTTGATTATTGGTCTTGTAATAAGCCTACAACTGCTCAAAGCGCAGGAGAAGTGGATTCTGAAATCCGAATTTATGTCAAAACCGGATACGATATTTGTTTTCAAACCTAAAACCTATAACGAGAAAGAGAAATATCCCTTAGTATATTTATTACACGGGTACAGTCAAAATTATCGTCAATGGTCACAAACAACTAATCTTCAGCAGTTGTCTGATCAATACAAAATGATCATCGTCTGCCCGGATGGGTTTACCACATGGTATATAAACAGCCCTTATGATAAAGGGGCAAGAGCTGAAGATTTCTTTTTTAAGGAACTGGTTCCCAAGGTTCATAAAAATTTCAATATTGACAAAAAAAATATTTTCATCAGCGGGTTGAGTATGGGAGGATATGGTGCTATCCGATATTTTTTGCTTCATCAGGATTATTTCAATACTGCAGGAAGCACAAGTGGCGCTTTTTCTCTGGATCCCAATATCATCAGAAATGCAAGCTTGCAATTCTTCAATACAACAAGGATTACTGATGACCTGAACAAAATATTAGGTTCACCGGAAGAATGGAGCCAGTATAATATTTCAATACTTTTGAAAACCTATAATAAAGGAAATCCTATTTTAATAGATTGTGGTTCGGAAGATATACTTTATCCTTCCACCATTGAAATCAGAGATATTGCTGATAGTCTGAAAATTCCCATTACATTTATTTCTCAACCGGGAAATCATAATACAGAATACTGGAAAAACTCCATTGAGTATCACTTTATTTATTTCAGACAACATTTTAAATAA
- a CDS encoding citrate synthase: MSDNKVILNYDGNSYEYPIVDSTIGDRGIDISKLRDQTGLITLDLGYKNTGATISDITYLDGDKGELFYRGYPIEQIAEKSNFTEVMYLLLHGELPTQDQFTSFDNNIKKYNFIADEMKKIIDVFPRSAHPMGVLSSMTSALTAFNPKAVNVNSKEEMDHAAELMIAKFSHLCAWTYRKTQGLPLNHGDNNLNYVENFYKMAFRLPNADFEIDPVVVNALDKLLILHADHEQNCSTSTVRMVGSAHTGLFASISAGVSALWGPLHGGANQAVIEMLELIEKDGGDVSKYVAKAKDKSDSFRLMGFGHRVYKNFDPRAKIIKKAADDILKALGIQDKALDIAMQLERVALEDEYFVERKLYPNVDFYSGIIYRALGIPTEMFTVMFALGRLPGWISQWKEMRLKGDPIGRPRQVYQGAQERNYIDIASR; this comes from the coding sequence ATGTCAGACAACAAAGTAATATTGAATTACGACGGTAATTCATATGAATATCCTATCGTGGATAGTACTATCGGAGACAGAGGGATTGATATTTCAAAATTAAGAGACCAGACAGGTTTGATCACTCTGGATTTAGGTTACAAAAATACAGGAGCTACCATTAGCGACATCACTTACTTAGACGGAGATAAAGGAGAATTATTCTACAGAGGTTATCCAATCGAGCAGATTGCTGAAAAATCTAACTTTACTGAAGTAATGTATCTTTTATTACATGGAGAATTACCTACTCAGGATCAGTTTACTTCATTCGACAATAATATTAAAAAATATAACTTCATCGCAGACGAAATGAAAAAAATCATTGATGTTTTTCCTCGTTCTGCTCACCCTATGGGAGTTTTATCTTCTATGACATCTGCTTTGACAGCTTTCAACCCAAAAGCAGTTAACGTAAACTCTAAAGAAGAAATGGATCATGCTGCAGAGCTTATGATCGCCAAGTTCTCTCACCTTTGTGCTTGGACTTACAGAAAAACTCAAGGTTTACCATTAAACCACGGGGATAACAACCTAAACTACGTAGAGAACTTCTACAAAATGGCATTCAGATTACCAAACGCTGATTTCGAAATCGATCCGGTAGTTGTAAATGCTTTAGATAAATTATTAATCCTTCACGCAGACCACGAACAAAACTGTTCTACTTCTACAGTAAGAATGGTAGGTTCTGCTCACACAGGTCTTTTCGCTTCTATCTCTGCTGGGGTATCTGCACTTTGGGGACCACTTCACGGTGGTGCTAACCAGGCGGTAATTGAAATGCTTGAACTGATCGAAAAAGATGGTGGTGACGTATCTAAATATGTTGCTAAAGCTAAAGATAAATCTGATAGCTTCCGTCTAATGGGATTCGGACACAGAGTTTACAAAAACTTCGACCCAAGAGCAAAAATCATCAAGAAAGCTGCTGATGATATCCTTAAAGCATTAGGAATTCAGGATAAAGCTCTTGATATTGCAATGCAGTTAGAAAGAGTAGCTCTTGAAGATGAATATTTCGTAGAAAGAAAGCTATATCCAAACGTAGACTTCTATTCAGGTATCATCTACAGAGCGTTAGGTATCCCTACAGAAATGTTTACAGTAATGTTTGCATTAGGAAGACTTCCGGGATGGATTTCTCAATGGAAAGAAATGAGACTGAAAGGAGACCCAATTGGAAGACCAAGACAGGTTTACCAAGGTGCTCAGGAAAGAAACTACATCGACATCGCAAGCAGATAA
- the eno gene encoding phosphopyruvate hydratase produces MSAISYIEARQILDSRGNPTIEVDVFTESGAMGRAAVPSGASTGEHEAVELRDGGSEYQGKGVLKAVENVKEVIAENLVGQPVFEQNYIDQIMIDLDGTANKGNLGANAILGVSLAVARAAAAELGMPLYKYVGGVNANTLPVPMMNVINGGSHSDAPIAFQEFMIMPVKADSFSHALRKGTEIFHNLKSILKGRGLSTAVGDEGGFAPTFNGTEDALDTLLQAIEKAGYKPGDDIMLALDCAASEFYKDGTYDYRKFEGDKGAHRSREEQVSYLAELAAKYPIISIEDGMQEDDWEGWKMLTDKIGDRVQLVGDDLFVTNVDRLSRGVKEGIANSILVKVNQIGSLSETMAAVQMAQNNKFTSVMSHRSGETEDSTIADLAVAMNCGQIKTGSASRSDRMAKYNQLLRIEEALGETAIFPGLEAFKIKR; encoded by the coding sequence ATGAGTGCAATTTCTTATATAGAAGCAAGACAGATTTTAGATTCCAGAGGTAACCCTACCATCGAAGTAGATGTATTTACAGAAAGTGGGGCAATGGGCCGTGCTGCTGTGCCTTCAGGAGCATCTACAGGAGAACACGAAGCGGTAGAATTACGTGACGGTGGTTCAGAATATCAGGGAAAAGGAGTTCTGAAAGCTGTTGAAAATGTAAAAGAAGTAATTGCAGAGAATTTAGTTGGACAACCAGTTTTTGAACAAAACTATATCGATCAGATTATGATTGATCTTGACGGAACGGCTAACAAAGGAAATCTTGGTGCTAATGCTATTCTTGGTGTTTCTTTAGCCGTAGCAAGAGCTGCTGCTGCAGAATTGGGAATGCCACTTTATAAATATGTAGGAGGAGTAAACGCAAACACGCTTCCTGTTCCAATGATGAATGTAATCAATGGTGGATCTCACTCAGATGCTCCTATCGCATTCCAGGAATTTATGATCATGCCGGTAAAAGCAGATTCTTTCTCTCACGCATTGAGAAAAGGAACTGAAATTTTCCACAACCTGAAATCTATCCTTAAAGGAAGAGGTCTTTCTACAGCTGTAGGAGATGAAGGAGGTTTCGCACCTACTTTCAACGGAACTGAGGATGCTTTGGATACTTTACTTCAGGCGATCGAAAAAGCAGGGTACAAGCCTGGTGATGACATCATGCTGGCATTAGACTGTGCGGCTTCAGAATTCTACAAAGACGGAACTTACGATTACAGAAAATTTGAGGGAGATAAAGGAGCTCACAGATCAAGAGAAGAGCAGGTATCTTATCTTGCAGAATTGGCTGCTAAATATCCAATCATCTCTATCGAAGACGGTATGCAGGAAGATGACTGGGAAGGTTGGAAAATGTTAACTGATAAAATCGGTGACAGAGTACAGCTGGTAGGTGATGATTTATTCGTAACCAACGTAGACAGATTATCAAGAGGAGTAAAAGAAGGTATTGCAAACTCAATCCTTGTAAAAGTAAACCAGATTGGTTCTCTTTCTGAAACAATGGCTGCGGTACAAATGGCTCAGAACAACAAATTCACTTCAGTAATGTCTCACAGATCAGGAGAAACTGAAGATTCTACAATCGCTGATTTAGCAGTAGCAATGAACTGCGGACAGATCAAAACAGGTTCAGCTTCAAGATCAGACAGAATGGCAAAATACAACCAGTTGTTGAGAATCGAAGAAGCTTTAGGCGAAACTGCGATTTTCCCAGGATTGGAAGCTTTTAAAATCAAAAGATAA